The following DNA comes from Puniceicoccaceae bacterium.
GTTCGACGGTACTGAGTTCGACAGTGCATCCATTACCCGGCCCCCCGTGGTGCTCAATGTCTCCCGCGTGATCCCCGGATGGAAAGAGGCTTTGCAATTGATGCCAGTGGGTTCCTTATGGGAATTGACCATCCCCTCCGAACTCGCCTACGGCCGACGCGGGGCTGGGAAAGACATCCCGCCCGATTCCGTTCTTATTTTCGAACTCGAACTGGTGGAAATTCGCTGATCCCATAAGCCATGCACCAACCTGCCATGCGGCAACTCCACCCACGAGCCATCCTGTTCTGACCTGAAGAGTCCGCCTTCCATGGCGGAGACATCCACTACCTGCGCATGGAAACCCATCAACACAAAAAGGGCCTCGCCGCCGTCTCGCTCGCCTTCGGCATATGGGGCATCGTCGTGCTCTTCTGGAAACAGCTGGAACACTACGGGTCGGTCGAGCTGATCCTCTATCGACTGCTTTGGGGATTTGTCTTCGGTTTGGCACTCGTCAGTCTTCGTGGAACATTTCCGGATTACCTCGCGGCCCTGCAAAGCGCCCGCCAGTTGCGCATCCATTTGTTCAATGGCCTGCTCATCACTGCAAACTGGCTGGCCTATGTCTATGCGATCACGCACGAGCATATCCTCGAAGGCAGCCTTGCGTATTTCATGGTGCCGATTCTCAACACTGCGATGGGATTTCTTCTGCTCAAGGAACGACTGCGCCCACTTCAGTGGATCGCCATCACCTGCGCATCCTTCGGTGTTCTCAACGAAGTCATTCAGTTTGGTCGCATTCCTTGGCTCGCCCTGATCATGGCCGGAACTTTTGCCTGGTACGGTATGAATAAAACC
Coding sequences within:
- the rarD gene encoding EamA family transporter RarD, giving the protein METHQHKKGLAAVSLAFGIWGIVVLFWKQLEHYGSVELILYRLLWGFVFGLALVSLRGTFPDYLAALQSARQLRIHLFNGLLITANWLAYVYAITHEHILEGSLAYFMVPILNTAMGFLLLKERLRPLQWIAITCASFGVLNEVIQFGRIPWLALIMAGTFAWYGMNKTKSELGPLTGLTLEITLMLPLAMISFVWLFLSGQAVANPTQPGDWIWMMSTGLVTLTPLVLFAYGARRIQLTTIGVFQFLAPTIKFAIGVFVYHEPFTSSKLITFAFIWVALVLYLIHLFQRHKHPIDAPSAP